The following are encoded in a window of Thermococcus sp. CX2 genomic DNA:
- a CDS encoding metal-dependent hydrolase yields the protein MNYEEHVLAGIITYPLAVAVALLLKNYGVPFHFTPIAMILGYALYVLGSDLPDMDHPNALIHRGTKPIVSVLVGSVVYLRTVDMIHIGPEWENVILAWIIGAVAGVVAWYGFTAIMPGHRGIVHSLLFAMVYGLLAFALGAFGLGMSTEEALFLGFAAFSGYTLHLILDRDVSLV from the coding sequence ATGAACTACGAGGAGCACGTGCTGGCGGGGATAATAACCTACCCCCTCGCGGTTGCGGTGGCGTTGCTCCTCAAAAACTACGGCGTCCCCTTCCATTTCACTCCGATAGCGATGATCCTAGGCTACGCTCTCTACGTCCTGGGGAGCGACCTTCCGGACATGGATCATCCAAACGCCCTCATCCACCGCGGGACGAAGCCCATAGTTTCAGTCCTCGTGGGCAGCGTGGTCTACCTGAGAACGGTGGACATGATTCACATAGGGCCGGAGTGGGAGAACGTCATCCTAGCGTGGATCATCGGGGCGGTTGCCGGAGTGGTGGCGTGGTACGGGTTCACCGCAATAATGCCGGGGCACAGAGGGATAGTCCACAGCCTGCTCTTCGCAATGGTGTACGGCCTGCTCGCGTTTGCCTTAGGCGCTTTCGGCCTTGGAATGAGCACGGAGGAGGCCCTCTTCCTCGGCTTCGCAGCGTTCAGCGGCTACACGCTGCACCTGATACTCGACAGGGACGTCTCGCTGGTGTGA
- the trxB gene encoding thioredoxin-disulfide reductase — protein MFSLGGFSRGGEYEKKTWDVLIIGAGPAGFTAAIYAARFGLETLIISKDLGGNMALTDLIENYPGFPEGISGSELTNRMHEHVKKLGVEIIFDEVERIDPTDCAYYEGPCKFVVRTKNGKEYKGRTVIIAVGAAPRKLNVPGEAEFTGRGVSYCATCDGPLFKGKKVIVVGGGNTALQEALYLKSIGVDVTLVHRRDKFRADKILQDRFKESGIPTILNTVVTEIKGTNKVEAVRLKNIKTGEETEMAVDGVFIFIGYEPKTDFVKHLGITDEYGYIPVDMHMRTKVKGIFAAGDITNVFKQIAVAVGQGAIAANSAKELLEEWNGKSLE, from the coding sequence ATGTTCAGTCTGGGAGGATTTTCACGCGGAGGCGAGTACGAGAAAAAGACCTGGGACGTGCTCATCATAGGAGCGGGACCGGCTGGCTTCACCGCAGCGATATACGCGGCACGCTTCGGACTGGAGACGCTGATAATCAGCAAGGACCTCGGCGGAAACATGGCACTGACGGACCTCATAGAGAACTACCCCGGCTTCCCGGAGGGCATCAGCGGCTCGGAATTAACCAACAGGATGCACGAGCACGTCAAGAAGCTCGGCGTTGAGATAATCTTCGACGAGGTCGAGAGGATAGACCCAACGGACTGTGCCTACTACGAGGGCCCGTGCAAGTTCGTGGTCAGGACCAAGAACGGAAAGGAGTACAAGGGCAGAACCGTAATCATAGCCGTCGGAGCCGCTCCGAGGAAGCTCAACGTTCCAGGCGAGGCCGAGTTCACCGGCAGGGGAGTCAGCTACTGTGCCACCTGCGACGGCCCGCTCTTCAAGGGCAAGAAGGTAATAGTTGTGGGCGGCGGAAACACCGCTTTGCAGGAGGCCCTCTACCTGAAGAGCATCGGTGTTGACGTCACTCTCGTCCACAGGCGCGACAAGTTCAGGGCCGACAAGATACTACAGGACAGGTTCAAGGAGAGCGGCATTCCAACGATACTCAACACCGTCGTTACGGAGATTAAGGGAACCAACAAGGTCGAAGCGGTGAGGCTCAAGAACATCAAGACCGGCGAGGAGACGGAGATGGCCGTTGACGGTGTCTTCATCTTCATAGGCTACGAGCCGAAGACCGACTTCGTCAAGCACCTCGGCATAACCGACGAGTACGGCTACATTCCGGTTGATATGCACATGCGCACCAAGGTCAAGGGCATCTTCGCTGCTGGAGACATCACCAACGTCTTCAAGCAGATAGCGGTAGCGGTTGGCCAGGGTGCCATAGCGGCGAACTCAGCGAAGGAGCTCCTCGAGGAGTGGAACGGGAAGAGCCTGGAGTGA
- a CDS encoding ornithine aminotransferase produces the protein MAIRPNVKELPGPKAQEIIKKNFEALAVTTQDPETLPIVIDHGDGILVYDVDGNVFYDFGSGVGVLNVGHVHPRVVEAVKRQAEKFTHFALNDFFYENAVILAQKLAELAPGDFPKKVVYQNSGAEANEAMMKLVKYGTGRKRFIAFYHAFHGRTQAVLSLTASKWVQQERFFPTMPGVEHVPYPNPYRNPWHIDGYAEPDELVNRVIEFIEEYVFRHVPPEEVGAIVFEPIQGEGGYVVPPKNFFRELKKLADNYGILLADDEVQMGVGRTGRFWAIEHFDVAPDTIQFGKAIGGGIPLAGVVHRADIAFDKPGRHASTFGGNPVAIAAGIEVVEIVKELLPHVQEVGDYLHKYLKEFEEHYEVIGDARGLGLAQAVEIVKNKDTKEKNPGLRDRIVKEAVKRGLILLGCGDNSIRFIPPLIITKEEIDVAMEIFEEALKAALK, from the coding sequence ATGGCGATTAGGCCAAATGTTAAGGAGCTCCCCGGGCCGAAGGCTCAGGAGATAATAAAGAAGAACTTCGAGGCTCTGGCAGTTACCACCCAGGACCCCGAGACCCTCCCAATAGTCATCGACCATGGTGATGGCATACTCGTCTACGACGTCGATGGAAACGTCTTCTACGACTTCGGAAGCGGCGTCGGTGTTCTCAACGTCGGCCACGTCCACCCGCGCGTAGTTGAGGCCGTCAAGAGGCAGGCCGAGAAGTTCACTCACTTCGCTCTGAACGACTTCTTCTACGAGAACGCTGTCATACTCGCCCAGAAGCTTGCCGAACTGGCTCCAGGCGACTTCCCAAAGAAGGTCGTCTACCAGAACAGCGGTGCGGAAGCCAACGAGGCCATGATGAAGCTCGTCAAGTACGGCACCGGCAGGAAGAGGTTCATAGCCTTCTATCACGCCTTCCACGGCAGGACCCAGGCCGTTCTGAGCTTGACCGCGAGCAAGTGGGTCCAGCAGGAGCGCTTCTTCCCGACCATGCCCGGCGTCGAGCACGTACCCTATCCGAACCCCTACAGGAACCCCTGGCACATCGACGGCTATGCCGAGCCGGACGAGCTCGTTAACAGGGTAATCGAGTTCATCGAGGAGTACGTGTTCAGGCACGTTCCACCCGAAGAGGTTGGCGCCATAGTCTTCGAGCCCATCCAGGGTGAGGGCGGCTACGTTGTCCCGCCGAAGAACTTCTTCAGGGAGCTCAAGAAGCTGGCTGACAACTACGGAATACTCCTAGCTGACGACGAGGTTCAGATGGGCGTCGGAAGGACGGGCAGGTTCTGGGCCATTGAACACTTCGATGTTGCCCCGGACACCATCCAGTTCGGAAAGGCCATAGGCGGTGGAATTCCGCTCGCTGGTGTCGTCCACAGAGCAGATATCGCCTTCGACAAGCCAGGAAGGCACGCCTCGACCTTCGGCGGCAACCCAGTGGCAATAGCGGCCGGAATAGAGGTGGTGGAGATAGTCAAGGAGCTCCTCCCGCACGTCCAGGAGGTCGGCGACTATCTCCACAAGTACCTCAAGGAGTTCGAGGAGCACTATGAAGTCATCGGCGACGCCCGCGGTCTCGGACTTGCCCAGGCGGTCGAGATAGTCAAGAACAAGGACACCAAGGAGAAGAATCCAGGGCTGAGGGACAGAATCGTCAAGGAGGCCGTCAAGCGCGGGCTTATTCTCCTCGGCTGCGGCGACAACAGCATAAGGTTCATCCCGCCACTCATCATAACCAAGGAAGAGATAGACGTGGCAATGGAGATCTTCGAGGAGGCCCTCAAGGCCGCTCTCAAGTGA
- a CDS encoding ECF transporter S component, which produces MADLTEMLKPYVPYVLGGAIIVYLAYLWANRKKFRSANVMAISAMMAAVVGVTTAFVTVTIPATGGYLNFGDTMVMFAAMVFGPVVGVFAGGVGSALGDVLAGYPGWAPITLVVKGLEGLAVGYLAKRSDNVSTLVIAGIVGGIIMISGYFLFEAYMFGVVAAYQEVPANIVQAVTGVLVGTGLAQAIKKRYPEVEDLI; this is translated from the coding sequence ATGGCAGACCTAACTGAGATGCTCAAGCCTTACGTACCCTACGTGCTCGGAGGAGCAATCATAGTCTACCTCGCCTACCTCTGGGCCAACAGGAAGAAGTTCAGGAGCGCCAACGTGATGGCGATATCGGCGATGATGGCGGCAGTTGTCGGCGTTACAACGGCCTTCGTCACGGTAACGATTCCTGCCACCGGGGGCTACCTCAACTTCGGTGACACGATGGTCATGTTCGCGGCGATGGTTTTTGGGCCAGTGGTTGGAGTCTTCGCGGGTGGAGTCGGTTCGGCCCTGGGGGATGTCCTAGCCGGCTACCCAGGATGGGCGCCGATAACGCTCGTAGTCAAGGGACTCGAGGGCTTAGCTGTCGGATACCTCGCCAAGAGAAGCGACAACGTCTCAACCCTCGTCATCGCGGGCATCGTCGGCGGAATAATCATGATATCAGGATACTTCCTCTTCGAGGCCTACATGTTCGGAGTCGTGGCGGCTTATCAGGAAGTGCCGGCAAATATCGTTCAGGCCGTTACCGGAGTGCTCGTTGGCACGGGACTTGCACAGGCAATAAAGAAGAGATATCCGGAAGTCGAGGATCTCATTTAA
- a CDS encoding family 4B encapsulin nanocompartment shell protein, with amino-acid sequence MQEVRDILQRAIQELKTEGLEPDILLVGPGFLKHSAEFLSQCGLKIYRIEELGYDAVVADSKYLGQIKRASRRISVEPLLEENKMWEEIKRLEV; translated from the coding sequence GTGCAGGAAGTTAGGGATATCCTCCAGAGGGCCATCCAGGAACTTAAGACGGAGGGCCTCGAGCCTGACATTCTCCTCGTTGGCCCGGGATTTTTGAAGCACTCAGCCGAATTTCTGAGTCAATGCGGGCTCAAGATTTACAGGATAGAAGAGCTGGGCTACGATGCAGTCGTCGCGGACTCCAAGTATCTCGGCCAGATAAAGCGGGCATCAAGGAGAATCTCCGTGGAACCCCTGCTTGAAGAGAACAAAATGTGGGAAGAAATAAAGAGGTTGGAAGTTTAA
- the deoC gene encoding deoxyribose-phosphate aldolase yields MAHEIDVAKYIDHTNLKPYATEEDIIKLCDEAKEYGFYAVCVNPYRVKLAKERLKGSGVKVATVIGFPLGATPTEVKVFEARKALEDGADELDMVINIGALKDKNYDYVKKDIEEVVKVAHERGAIVKVIIETCYLSEEEKVKACELAKEAGADFVKTSTGFGTGGATVEDVRLMRKVVGPEMGVKASGGIRTYEQALAMIEAGANRIGTSSGVKIAEGARSAGS; encoded by the coding sequence ATGGCCCATGAGATTGATGTTGCCAAGTACATAGACCACACCAACCTTAAGCCCTACGCTACTGAGGAGGACATAATCAAGCTCTGCGACGAAGCAAAGGAGTACGGCTTCTACGCCGTCTGCGTCAACCCTTACCGTGTTAAGCTAGCCAAAGAGCGGCTCAAGGGGAGCGGTGTCAAAGTCGCGACGGTCATAGGCTTCCCCCTGGGGGCAACACCCACCGAGGTGAAGGTCTTCGAGGCGAGGAAAGCCCTTGAGGACGGTGCCGATGAGCTGGATATGGTGATAAACATTGGCGCGCTGAAGGACAAAAACTACGACTACGTCAAAAAGGACATAGAAGAAGTCGTGAAGGTCGCCCACGAGAGGGGGGCGATAGTGAAGGTCATCATCGAGACCTGCTATCTGAGCGAGGAAGAGAAGGTTAAGGCCTGTGAGCTGGCGAAGGAGGCTGGAGCGGACTTTGTTAAGACCTCCACGGGCTTTGGAACCGGTGGGGCAACGGTAGAGGACGTCAGGCTGATGAGGAAGGTAGTCGGCCCAGAGATGGGTGTCAAAGCATCTGGAGGAATCAGAACCTACGAGCAGGCCCTTGCCATGATAGAGGCCGGTGCGAACAGGATCGGAACCTCGAGCGGTGTAAAAATCGCGGAGGGGGCAAGGAGTGCAGGAAGTTAG
- a CDS encoding CGP-CTERM-anchored Cys-rich protein, which yields MKNVLVLAVLLMFAFTPLAWACMSPADAYAVEVVLNKPGIVYRPYPPFAALHNALIENGTFIYRSHYDKRLAVILWNASDGPHLRMEIPMEWRDVGVSQTAFNASLLITGEALEKLREDGWRTEDNLTFTRGNVTITLTPLSGGECTTDADCATGGCSGEVCALRAEASKIVTPCVYREWYSCLGMTSCGCLNGVCTWKPNPAFESCLREHGIDPEKVIRAGPVRVEVEAYDMEPGEVEAAVKDFLLAFGVDCNPALTFMEPMSGRLVPVVDPSEVNFSEAVKVELQWLRENGVLEMSDEDIAAIAKIAKPGKAGPNSHIGWYETKNGTYAWIPYDESSNPMLVRCITDKAPTYDLPNGTAYVGPTITQPPSTDATTSTESSPNGGICGPALIVGLSLAVLLRKR from the coding sequence ATGAAAAATGTGTTAGTTCTTGCTGTCCTGCTGATGTTTGCATTCACTCCGCTCGCTTGGGCCTGCATGAGTCCTGCTGATGCCTACGCCGTGGAGGTTGTTCTTAACAAGCCGGGGATAGTTTACAGGCCGTATCCACCATTTGCCGCCCTCCACAACGCACTGATTGAAAACGGCACTTTCATCTACCGCTCGCACTACGACAAAAGGCTCGCTGTCATCCTCTGGAACGCCAGCGACGGTCCCCACCTCAGGATGGAGATTCCGATGGAGTGGAGAGATGTTGGGGTAAGCCAAACGGCATTCAACGCTTCCCTTCTGATAACGGGTGAAGCCCTCGAAAAGCTGAGGGAAGACGGTTGGAGAACTGAGGACAACTTAACTTTCACCAGAGGCAACGTAACAATAACACTGACGCCGCTGAGCGGTGGAGAGTGCACAACTGATGCCGACTGCGCCACGGGTGGCTGTTCTGGGGAAGTCTGCGCGCTAAGGGCTGAGGCGTCCAAGATAGTGACTCCCTGCGTCTACCGTGAGTGGTACAGCTGCCTCGGGATGACCTCCTGCGGCTGCCTGAACGGAGTCTGCACCTGGAAGCCGAACCCGGCATTTGAATCCTGCCTGAGGGAGCACGGGATTGATCCTGAGAAAGTTATCCGGGCGGGTCCCGTGAGGGTGGAGGTTGAAGCTTACGACATGGAGCCTGGAGAGGTTGAAGCCGCCGTTAAGGATTTTCTCTTGGCCTTTGGTGTTGACTGCAACCCGGCGCTGACATTCATGGAACCCATGAGTGGAAGGCTCGTTCCTGTGGTTGATCCCTCCGAGGTGAACTTCTCCGAGGCGGTGAAGGTCGAGCTCCAGTGGCTGCGGGAGAACGGCGTATTGGAGATGAGTGACGAAGACATAGCGGCGATAGCAAAAATTGCAAAGCCGGGGAAGGCTGGGCCGAACTCCCACATTGGCTGGTACGAGACGAAGAACGGCACCTACGCGTGGATACCGTACGATGAGAGCTCCAACCCCATGCTGGTCAGGTGCATCACCGATAAGGCACCCACCTACGACCTTCCAAACGGAACGGCCTATGTTGGTCCAACAATAACCCAGCCTCCATCCACAGATGCTACCACGTCGACGGAGAGTTCACCAAACGGCGGGATATGTGGTCCCGCCTTAATCGTTGGGCTGTCGTTGGCTGTCCTCCTGCGGAAGAGGTGA
- the eno gene encoding phosphopyruvate hydratase: MENPFEITAVIAREILDSRGNPTVEVEVYTPISMGRAAVPSGASTGTHEALELRDGGKRYHGKGVRRAVENVNKIIAPELIGMDVTWQRDIDMLMLELDGTENKSNLGANAILGVSLAVAKAAANALGLPLYQYIGGTNAYVMPVPMSNVINGGVHAGNELDFQEFMIMPVGAASFREAIMWVSETYHVLKSVIAEKYGKGAINVGDEGGFAPPMKEVTEPLETLIKAIEEAGYKPGDEIALAIDAASSEFYHPDIGKYVVAGKEYTREELVDLYKELVSSYPIVSIEDPFQEEDWEGFKLITKELGGKIQIVGDDLFVTNPKRIRKGIEMGAANALLLKVNQIGTLSEAIDAAYTAFRAGYGVVVSHRSGETEDATIADLAVALNAGQIKTGAPARSDRNAKYNQLIRIEEELEGIAYYPGRKFRNPFF, encoded by the coding sequence ATGGAGAATCCCTTTGAGATAACTGCCGTTATAGCAAGGGAGATACTCGACAGCAGGGGAAACCCGACTGTCGAGGTCGAAGTCTACACGCCGATAAGCATGGGAAGGGCGGCCGTTCCGAGTGGCGCTTCCACCGGAACCCACGAGGCCCTTGAGCTTCGCGACGGAGGAAAGCGCTACCACGGGAAAGGTGTTAGAAGGGCAGTCGAGAACGTAAACAAGATAATCGCCCCCGAGCTCATCGGAATGGACGTCACCTGGCAGAGAGACATCGATATGCTCATGCTCGAGCTCGACGGCACCGAGAACAAGAGCAACCTCGGTGCAAACGCTATCCTCGGCGTTTCTCTGGCCGTTGCTAAGGCCGCCGCCAACGCCCTCGGCCTTCCGCTTTACCAGTACATAGGCGGAACCAACGCCTACGTAATGCCCGTTCCAATGAGCAACGTCATCAACGGCGGCGTTCACGCTGGAAACGAGCTCGACTTCCAGGAGTTCATGATAATGCCCGTTGGTGCAGCCTCCTTCAGGGAGGCCATAATGTGGGTCAGCGAGACCTACCACGTTCTTAAGAGCGTCATAGCCGAGAAGTACGGCAAGGGTGCAATAAACGTTGGAGACGAGGGTGGCTTCGCACCGCCAATGAAAGAGGTTACCGAGCCCCTCGAGACCCTCATAAAGGCCATCGAGGAGGCTGGCTACAAGCCCGGCGACGAGATTGCCCTGGCTATAGATGCCGCATCCAGCGAGTTCTACCACCCGGACATCGGCAAGTACGTCGTTGCCGGCAAGGAGTACACGAGGGAAGAGCTCGTTGACCTCTACAAGGAGCTCGTCTCGAGCTATCCGATAGTTTCCATCGAGGACCCGTTCCAGGAGGAGGACTGGGAGGGCTTCAAGCTCATCACCAAAGAGCTCGGCGGCAAGATACAGATAGTCGGCGACGACCTCTTCGTCACCAACCCGAAGAGGATAAGGAAGGGCATCGAGATGGGTGCCGCCAACGCGCTCCTCCTCAAGGTCAACCAGATTGGAACGCTGAGCGAGGCCATAGATGCCGCCTACACAGCCTTTAGGGCTGGCTACGGCGTCGTCGTCTCCCACAGGAGTGGAGAGACCGAGGATGCTACCATAGCAGACCTTGCCGTTGCCCTTAACGCCGGCCAGATAAAGACCGGTGCTCCAGCCAGGAGCGACAGGAACGCCAAGTACAACCAGCTCATCAGGATCGAAGAGGAGCTCGAGGGCATCGCGTACTATCCGGGCAGGAAGTTCAGGAACCCGTTCTTCTGA
- a CDS encoding radical SAM protein has product MAERKKLKIYIPGIKFPSISLTGNYCSLNCAHCGRHYLERMRKPARRELLDYCMNLEKEGYTGCLLSGGMDSRLKVPLDKYADELKEIKRRTSLKLNAHVGFIDESDLEWVKYVDVVSLDFVGDNDVIRRVYRIDKTVEDYLRILDLLSEAGVRVAPHITIGLDFGRIHWEYKAIDMLLQYPIDVIVLDVLIPTKGTEMEGVQKPSVDEAIRVVEYARKKFDGELSIGCMRPLGKWRVDFDRRAVLAGIDRLTNPPRKVIEWAKTVREVEIIYECCVM; this is encoded by the coding sequence ATGGCAGAACGAAAAAAGCTGAAGATCTACATCCCAGGCATCAAATTTCCCTCAATCTCACTCACGGGCAACTACTGCTCCCTTAACTGCGCCCACTGCGGGAGGCACTATCTGGAGAGGATGAGAAAACCCGCGCGAAGGGAGCTCCTCGACTACTGTATGAATCTGGAAAAGGAAGGCTATACCGGCTGTCTCCTCAGCGGCGGCATGGATTCCAGGTTGAAGGTACCACTGGATAAGTACGCGGACGAGCTGAAGGAAATAAAGAGGAGGACGAGCTTAAAGCTCAACGCCCACGTTGGATTCATAGACGAGAGCGATTTGGAGTGGGTCAAATACGTTGACGTCGTTTCCCTCGACTTCGTCGGCGATAACGATGTTATAAGGCGCGTTTACAGGATAGACAAGACCGTCGAGGACTACCTCAGAATCCTCGACCTGCTGAGCGAGGCCGGCGTTCGCGTTGCGCCGCACATAACCATAGGCCTCGACTTCGGGAGGATTCACTGGGAGTACAAGGCAATAGACATGCTCCTTCAGTACCCGATAGACGTCATCGTCCTCGATGTGCTCATCCCAACGAAGGGCACGGAGATGGAGGGGGTTCAGAAACCGAGCGTTGATGAAGCCATCAGGGTTGTTGAATACGCAAGGAAGAAGTTCGACGGCGAGCTCAGCATAGGATGCATGAGACCCTTAGGGAAGTGGCGCGTAGATTTCGACAGGAGGGCAGTTCTGGCTGGCATTGACAGACTGACAAATCCACCAAGAAAAGTTATCGAATGGGCAAAAACTGTAAGGGAAGTCGAGATAATCTACGAGTGCTGCGTCATGTAG
- a CDS encoding Lrp/AsnC family transcriptional regulator, with protein sequence MVSSLDATDMKLLKELKENARENIASLSKKLGIPRTTVHYRIKKLVDEGVIEKFTVKPNYKKLNLGTTAFILARYEPDSGLSQREVAERIAALDGVYEVHIIAGEWDLLIKVRAPSSEEVGKIVVDRLREIKGVGQTVTMVSFVTVKEEL encoded by the coding sequence ATGGTTTCCTCACTCGATGCCACCGATATGAAGCTGTTGAAGGAACTTAAGGAAAACGCCAGGGAGAACATAGCCTCGCTCAGCAAGAAGCTGGGTATCCCGAGGACCACCGTCCACTACCGCATCAAAAAGCTCGTGGACGAGGGAGTAATCGAGAAGTTCACAGTTAAGCCGAACTACAAAAAGCTTAACCTTGGCACTACAGCATTCATCCTCGCCAGATACGAGCCCGACTCAGGATTAAGTCAGCGCGAAGTGGCCGAGAGAATAGCGGCCCTCGATGGTGTCTACGAAGTCCACATAATAGCGGGAGAGTGGGATCTGCTCATTAAGGTTCGCGCCCCCTCATCCGAGGAGGTTGGAAAGATAGTCGTGGACAGGCTGAGGGAGATAAAGGGAGTGGGCCAGACCGTAACGATGGTCTCCTTCGTTACCGTGAAGGAGGAACTGTAA
- a CDS encoding XTP/dITP diphosphatase, with protein sequence MRLAFITSNPGKVEEARKYFEPLGVEVYQLRVEYPEIQAETLEEVALFGLEWLSRKLKEPFFLDDSGLFVEALGGFPGVYSAYVYKTLGNEGLLKLLEGVENRKAYFKSVVAYWDGEAHLFTGVVHGEIIHEKRGDMGFGFDPIFRPSGFEKTFAEMTTAEKNRISHRGRALKAFSEWLKENLK encoded by the coding sequence ATGAGGCTGGCTTTTATCACTTCTAATCCTGGTAAGGTTGAGGAGGCACGGAAGTACTTTGAACCTCTGGGCGTTGAAGTTTATCAGCTCAGGGTTGAGTATCCAGAGATACAAGCGGAGACTCTTGAGGAAGTTGCTCTTTTCGGTCTCGAGTGGCTGAGCAGGAAGCTGAAGGAACCATTCTTCCTCGATGATTCAGGGCTCTTCGTTGAGGCCCTCGGCGGATTTCCGGGTGTCTACTCCGCTTACGTTTACAAAACGCTGGGCAACGAGGGACTGCTCAAGCTCTTGGAGGGCGTTGAGAACAGGAAGGCATACTTCAAGAGCGTCGTTGCTTACTGGGACGGGGAGGCCCACCTCTTCACGGGAGTCGTTCACGGGGAGATAATCCACGAGAAGAGGGGGGACATGGGCTTTGGCTTTGACCCAATATTCAGACCTTCAGGTTTCGAAAAAACTTTTGCCGAAATGACAACCGCCGAAAAGAACAGAATATCACACAGAGGTCGGGCGCTTAAGGCTTTTTCAGAGTGGCTAAAGGAAAACCTTAAATAA
- a CDS encoding adenosine-specific kinase gives MVKIEVVDIEKPEGVEVIIGQGNFSIFTVDDLAKALLTTVPGIKFGIAMNEAKPQLTRFTGNDEELEKLAAKNALKIGAGHVFVILMKNAFPINVLNTIKNHPTVAMVYGASENPFQVIVAETELGRSVLGVVDGKAANKIETEEQKAERRELVEKIGYKID, from the coding sequence ATGGTGAAGATAGAGGTCGTTGATATTGAGAAGCCCGAGGGCGTTGAGGTAATAATCGGACAGGGCAACTTCTCAATATTCACCGTTGATGACCTTGCCAAGGCCCTGCTCACAACGGTTCCGGGAATAAAGTTTGGTATAGCCATGAACGAGGCCAAACCTCAGCTGACACGCTTCACTGGCAACGACGAGGAGCTTGAGAAGCTCGCCGCCAAGAACGCCCTTAAGATAGGCGCGGGGCATGTCTTCGTGATCCTGATGAAAAACGCTTTTCCGATAAACGTTCTCAACACTATCAAGAACCACCCGACGGTTGCCATGGTTTATGGCGCCAGCGAAAATCCTTTCCAGGTGATAGTAGCTGAAACCGAACTCGGAAGATCCGTTCTTGGAGTTGTGGACGGGAAGGCTGCCAACAAGATTGAAACTGAGGAGCAGAAGGCCGAGAGGCGCGAGCTCGTTGAGAAGATAGGCTACAAGATAGACTGA
- a CDS encoding Lrp/AsnC family transcriptional regulator, translated as MVELNIEEVEFLVELLNKYPTESLRKIAELEGIDYYKLKRLYDRYYGEHVQVNAMYDIAKLGLRSYVAFLSVPQNDLRFVAHRMYQNPFIVHQCAIFGFKNGINAVLHIPKEQIKYIDEMLTKYSEDYEYYEVRAYPPAKKREFGEWRYSYDYAVLMDILKWDARTPMKEISKMLGKTRPTIRYMINKLKEDGILTGFFANIEVDTYDRGVLGITSTLDEAVLERFRDYEIMVGVLDNNKYIFEWFFSSKEDLGTKLFEFSNYVEKVAIEYFDLLADIEKNRKYARFSKMVKKDGSGYRSILEF; from the coding sequence ATGGTCGAGCTGAATATAGAAGAAGTAGAATTTCTCGTCGAGCTCTTGAATAAATATCCCACGGAGAGCCTCCGAAAGATTGCCGAACTGGAGGGAATCGATTATTACAAGCTCAAGCGCCTTTATGACAGATATTACGGTGAACACGTTCAAGTCAACGCCATGTACGATATAGCCAAACTGGGCCTGAGAAGTTACGTCGCCTTTCTCTCCGTCCCCCAAAACGATCTCCGATTTGTTGCCCACCGGATGTATCAAAACCCGTTCATCGTTCACCAATGCGCGATTTTCGGTTTCAAAAACGGAATAAACGCCGTCCTCCACATCCCAAAGGAGCAGATCAAATACATCGACGAGATGCTGACCAAATACTCCGAGGATTACGAGTATTATGAGGTCAGGGCATATCCACCCGCCAAGAAGAGAGAATTCGGAGAGTGGAGGTACAGCTACGACTACGCCGTGCTGATGGACATCCTAAAGTGGGACGCCAGAACTCCGATGAAGGAGATATCCAAAATGCTCGGAAAGACAAGGCCGACGATTAGGTACATGATAAACAAGCTTAAGGAAGACGGCATATTAACAGGCTTCTTTGCGAATATAGAGGTAGACACCTACGACAGGGGGGTCTTAGGAATAACGTCCACACTCGATGAAGCAGTTCTCGAGCGCTTTAGGGACTACGAGATAATGGTTGGCGTCCTGGACAACAATAAATATATTTTCGAGTGGTTTTTCTCATCCAAAGAGGACCTCGGAACAAAGCTGTTCGAATTCAGCAACTACGTGGAGAAGGTCGCCATTGAATACTTTGATCTACTGGCGGACATAGAGAAAAACCGCAAATACGCGAGGTTCTCCAAGATGGTCAAAAAAGATGGGAGCGGCTACCGCTCGATACTAGAGTTCTAG